The Lachnospiraceae bacterium oral taxon 500 genome window below encodes:
- a CDS encoding zinc ribbon domain-containing protein, producing MIEKNAKTVAKTGVYNKKKFIIPLIIYAIGFIICFIFAQLSEEINAGAVVGYIVISAGTILFFSAWVKEKYRLGRKIGFPLSLIFPSYPVVEDYDELTRSMSSFKTAYSEFMNNEDRNKDNSTLQNHATQLLWHCIHLQKRRLEKLGIQIDLQSSRRSYSKGSNGVRAATYFDGRYDVTDVYEEIYAIRTYRQGDRTIKQLYDKEVARYTFLSAKNVGADQVVCPNCGSVSSRSNLIDGCDFCGTKFTIEDLSGRVANFGFRRDFEVKEEKRQAIRKLIYPWICLGVMMPLINIGFFMPFFYRKDLNVFVQFLAGLVSAFMLGAGGFLMATLAMLFLVPLAFVFSAVLEELDLNQKLVYRSRKEWDREIKWAEKVRKQDPLFSIQSFFGGLENKIYAIHFANTKNEVNAFSNCDLSEHLQNYQGVVDIETLSLMLSAYQIKEGVQTAIVGAILLLREFKNNKIETRKELVRMYLEKKEDCKTQAVCAPSILRCSKCGSSLSLLEGKICRYCGNELDMKEHDWVITKYF from the coding sequence ATGATTGAAAAAAATGCAAAAACGGTTGCAAAAACTGGAGTTTATAACAAAAAGAAGTTTATCATTCCGCTTATTATTTACGCGATCGGTTTTATCATCTGTTTTATTTTTGCCCAATTATCAGAGGAGATCAATGCCGGGGCGGTGGTAGGATATATCGTGATCAGTGCCGGAACCATCCTGTTTTTTAGCGCTTGGGTAAAGGAAAAATATCGATTAGGCAGAAAAATAGGCTTTCCGCTGAGCCTCATTTTTCCGTCGTATCCTGTGGTAGAAGATTATGATGAATTGACGCGGAGCATGAGTTCATTTAAGACAGCTTATAGTGAATTTATGAATAATGAAGATAGAAATAAAGACAACAGTACGCTGCAAAATCATGCGACCCAGTTACTATGGCATTGTATCCACCTGCAAAAAAGGCGTTTGGAAAAGCTGGGTATCCAAATAGATTTGCAGTCCAGCAGACGTTCTTATTCAAAGGGCTCTAATGGCGTCAGGGCGGCGACTTACTTTGACGGCAGATATGATGTTACGGATGTCTACGAAGAAATTTATGCTATCAGGACTTACCGGCAGGGCGACCGGACCATAAAACAGCTATATGATAAGGAAGTCGCCCGGTATACGTTTTTGTCCGCTAAAAATGTCGGCGCAGATCAGGTGGTATGTCCCAATTGCGGCAGTGTGTCATCAAGAAGCAATTTGATTGACGGCTGTGATTTTTGCGGCACCAAATTTACGATTGAAGATTTAAGCGGGAGAGTAGCCAATTTTGGATTCCGCCGTGATTTTGAGGTAAAAGAGGAGAAACGACAGGCGATAAGAAAACTAATTTACCCATGGATTTGCTTGGGGGTAATGATGCCGCTCATCAATATAGGATTTTTTATGCCCTTTTTTTATCGCAAGGACTTGAATGTTTTTGTGCAGTTTTTGGCCGGATTAGTAAGCGCGTTTATGCTCGGCGCCGGTGGATTTTTGATGGCTACCCTTGCCATGCTTTTCCTTGTGCCGCTTGCTTTTGTCTTTAGTGCGGTGCTGGAAGAATTGGATTTAAATCAAAAATTGGTGTATCGTTCCCGCAAAGAATGGGACCGGGAAATCAAATGGGCAGAAAAAGTACGGAAACAGGATCCCTTGTTTTCAATTCAAAGCTTTTTTGGCGGGCTTGAAAATAAAATATACGCCATCCATTTTGCAAATACCAAAAATGAGGTTAATGCCTTTTCAAATTGCGATCTGTCCGAACATTTGCAAAATTATCAGGGAGTCGTTGATATTGAAACGCTGTCTTTGATGCTGAGTGCATACCAAATAAAAGAAGGCGTGCAAACCGCGATTGTGGGCGCCATTTTGCTGCTTAGGGAATTCAAAAACAATAAGATTGAAACCAGAAAAGAACTGGTGAGAATGTACCTTGAAAAAAAGGAAGACTGCAAAACGCAGGCAGTCTGTGCTCCGTCTATCCTCAGATGCAGCAAATGCGGAAGCAGTTTGTCGCTGTTAGAAGGTAAAATTTGCCGGTATTGCGGAAACGAACTGGATATGAAAGAGCATGATTGGGTGATTACCAAATATTTTTAA
- a CDS encoding phosphoesterase, translating to MIQRKRKKIYWLAGLVALLALGAAAFDVRMKTVYYKLSTDKVTQPVTIGFVADLHSCDYGEKQERLTAAIAATKPDVLLLGGDIIDDELPEEKAKEFLEWAGSHYPTYYVTGNHEYWTDEIDRLRQMVRSYGITVLEGDTDLLAVNGQSIQIAGINDREAPSGEWEKELARCGKNRDKDKFSVLLTHRPEEITKYLVYGFDLVLAGHAHGGQWRVPGLINGVFAPNQGIFPRYAGGRYDFAGAAMIVSRGLARESTRVPRIFNRPEYVVVEVEPEK from the coding sequence ATGATTCAGAGAAAGCGAAAAAAGATATATTGGCTGGCGGGACTTGTGGCTTTGCTGGCACTGGGCGCGGCGGCTTTTGATGTGCGGATGAAGACGGTGTACTATAAGCTGTCGACCGACAAAGTGACGCAGCCGGTCACCATCGGCTTTGTGGCTGACCTGCACAGCTGTGATTACGGAGAAAAGCAGGAGCGGCTGACGGCGGCAATTGCCGCTACTAAGCCCGACGTGCTTTTGCTGGGCGGCGATATTATTGACGATGAACTGCCGGAAGAAAAAGCCAAGGAGTTTTTAGAGTGGGCCGGCAGCCATTATCCGACTTATTATGTGACCGGCAATCATGAATACTGGACGGATGAAATCGACCGACTGCGGCAGATGGTACGCAGCTATGGCATTACGGTCTTAGAGGGCGATACCGACTTACTGGCGGTCAATGGACAAAGCATTCAAATTGCCGGCATTAACGACCGGGAAGCGCCATCCGGCGAATGGGAAAAGGAACTGGCCCGTTGTGGTAAGAATAGAGATAAGGACAAGTTTTCGGTGCTTTTAACGCACCGGCCGGAGGAGATTACAAAGTATTTGGTCTATGGCTTTGATTTGGTTTTGGCAGGACACGCCCACGGCGGTCAATGGCGGGTGCCGGGCCTGATTAACGGTGTTTTCGCGCCGAATCAGGGGATTTTTCCCCGCTATGCCGGCGGGCGCTATGATTTTGCCGGTGCGGCGATGATTGTCAGCCGGGGACTGGCGCGGGAATCAACCCGGGTGCCCCGCATTTTTAACCGACCGGAATATGTGGTGGTTGAGGTGGAGCCGGAAAAATGA
- a CDS encoding phosphorylase: MLIKNEIPILEYDTSQQSVIMPDHEGLTGNLPKKAVFAFLNEVFYDFMERHGAEQISIFKSMTKDLPVYRLNWRGEELCFCQAPVGSALSACVLDFLYAYGVEEVIAVGSCGTLTDLPENELLIPEEALRDEGASYHYLPAARTVVLNREMINKMERELTRQGCRYERVKTWTTDAFYRETKDLVAYRISEGCRVVEMECAALAAVAEFRGKRFGQILFTADSLADVENHDMRRFGKDSHEIVLRLAIEVLRGE; encoded by the coding sequence ATGTTAATCAAAAACGAAATCCCGATTTTGGAGTATGATACTTCGCAGCAGTCGGTTATTATGCCCGACCATGAGGGTCTGACCGGGAATCTTCCAAAAAAGGCGGTCTTTGCTTTTTTAAATGAAGTTTTTTATGACTTTATGGAAAGGCATGGAGCCGAACAAATTTCTATATTTAAAAGTATGACCAAAGATTTGCCGGTTTATCGGCTGAACTGGCGGGGCGAGGAGCTTTGTTTTTGTCAGGCGCCGGTGGGATCGGCACTGTCGGCCTGCGTGCTGGACTTTTTGTATGCTTATGGGGTGGAAGAGGTGATCGCGGTCGGCAGCTGTGGTACGCTGACGGATTTGCCGGAAAATGAATTGCTGATTCCCGAGGAAGCGCTGCGGGATGAAGGGGCATCCTATCATTATTTACCGGCGGCCCGGACGGTAGTTTTAAACCGGGAAATGATAAATAAAATGGAACGGGAGCTGACCAGGCAGGGCTGCCGGTACGAGCGGGTGAAAACCTGGACGACGGATGCTTTTTACAGGGAAACAAAAGATTTAGTGGCGTACCGAATCAGTGAGGGCTGCCGGGTGGTGGAAATGGAATGTGCGGCGCTGGCGGCGGTAGCGGAGTTTCGGGGCAAACGTTTTGGCCAGATTTTATTTACGGCCGATAGCTTAGCTGATGTGGAAAATCATGATATGCGCAGGTTTGGCAAGGATTCCCATGAGATTGTGCTGCGGCTGGCAATTGAGGTGCTGCGGGGCGAGTAA